The Paenibacillus sp. YPG26 genome includes a window with the following:
- the mnmE gene encoding tRNA uridine-5-carboxymethylaminomethyl(34) synthesis GTPase MnmE codes for MVTDTIAAISTAVGEGGIAVIRVSGPEAIAEVGRLLRSKTPLVNADSHTVHYGFIIDPVSGDKLEEVLVTLMRAPRSFTTEDVVEISTHGGVISVKRVMDLLLKQPLIRLAEPGEFTKRAFLNGRIDLSQAEAVIDLIRSKSDRAFSVALKQVEGDLSRRIHEIRQTLLETLAHIEVNIDYPEHDVESLTSEFIKEKCTQALTGIDQLLKRANEGKILREGITTAIIGRPNVGKSSLMNALVRENKAIVTDIPGTTRDVIEEFVTINNIPLKLLDTAGIRETMDVVEQIGVERSKAAVNEADLILFVLNGAEPLHEDEIKLMQQIQHRQVIVLINKSDLPQQVDLEVVGRYFPKENRVNLSVRTSEGLESLEEAITHLFLGGQLESGDLTYVSNVRHIALLNKAAASLRDAYEAADSGVPIDIYQIDVRLAWEQLGEVIGDSAPDSLLDQIFSQFCLGK; via the coding sequence ATGGTTACAGATACTATTGCTGCAATCTCAACAGCTGTAGGGGAGGGCGGAATTGCCGTTATTCGGGTAAGTGGGCCAGAGGCTATAGCTGAGGTTGGACGGCTCCTCCGTTCCAAGACCCCTTTGGTGAATGCGGACAGTCATACCGTTCATTACGGATTCATTATAGATCCCGTCTCGGGAGATAAGCTTGAAGAGGTTCTCGTTACCCTGATGAGAGCACCGCGGTCGTTCACTACGGAGGATGTGGTGGAGATTAGCACCCACGGCGGGGTGATTTCGGTGAAAAGAGTGATGGATCTGCTGCTGAAGCAGCCTCTAATCCGGCTTGCCGAGCCGGGTGAATTCACCAAGCGGGCATTTCTGAATGGCCGGATTGATCTGTCCCAGGCCGAAGCGGTTATCGATCTGATTCGCTCCAAGTCTGACCGTGCATTCTCGGTTGCCTTGAAGCAGGTAGAAGGCGATCTGTCCCGCAGAATTCATGAGATCCGCCAGACCCTGCTGGAGACTCTTGCACATATCGAAGTGAACATTGACTATCCCGAGCACGATGTGGAGTCACTGACTTCGGAGTTCATTAAGGAGAAATGCACTCAGGCGCTCACGGGAATTGACCAATTGCTTAAGCGGGCTAATGAGGGGAAGATTCTTCGCGAGGGAATTACTACAGCTATAATCGGCCGGCCGAATGTAGGGAAGTCTTCATTGATGAATGCGCTCGTGAGAGAGAACAAGGCAATTGTTACGGACATTCCCGGAACTACCCGTGATGTAATCGAAGAATTCGTGACCATTAACAACATTCCACTCAAGCTGCTGGACACAGCGGGGATCCGGGAGACGATGGATGTAGTGGAGCAGATAGGAGTGGAGCGCTCCAAGGCTGCGGTTAATGAAGCTGATCTGATCCTGTTCGTGCTGAATGGAGCGGAGCCGCTGCATGAGGATGAGATTAAGCTGATGCAGCAAATTCAGCATCGGCAGGTTATTGTATTGATCAATAAGAGTGATCTTCCGCAGCAGGTTGATTTAGAGGTGGTTGGGCGTTATTTTCCGAAGGAGAACCGGGTTAATCTGTCTGTAAGAACCTCGGAAGGGCTGGAAAGCCTGGAAGAAGCAATTACTCATCTCTTCCTGGGAGGGCAGCTGGAGTCGGGGGATCTGACCTATGTCAGCAACGTAAGGCATATTGCCCTGCTTAATAAGGCGGCAGCCTCACTTAGAGATGCCTATGAGGCAGCAGACTCAGGGGTTCCTATTGATATTTACCAAATTGATGTAAGATTGGCCTGGGAGCAGCTTGGAGAGGTTATCGGGGACTCTGCTCCGGATTCACTGCTGGATCAAATATTCTCTCAATTCTGTCTTGGGAAATAA